ttagattaggCTAAGCTTCTTCTTCAGGCTGTGCTATTTTGTCATTGAGGAGAGGTGTCGGCTCCATAACAgctcttttcttaatttgttccACTTTGACATGGTCAATGTAATTTGTCCTTAACTTGGGGTCCATCAGTGAAGCCATGTCCAAGAGTTCATCCGTGACAGGGTCACTGTATTTTTCATCAAGATtccccttttttgttatttttgtaagttTAGTATCTCCATCCTCTGTCTGTAGGAGACTGATTTTGAATTGATGAAGCACCGGTTTGAGGTAGGAGACACTGACATAAGCCTCCTCAGGAGAAGGCATCAGTGAAGTCTTGGAGTGGTTTCACTGCTTTATTTACCGATTCCAAAATGTCTTTCTCTTTGCCATGTTGGCGTAAGgtgcctagttttttttttttatctgaccccAGGACCTGGGCTATGACTTTTTCCTGTTCCAGGAATCGTTCAGTCTTCCTTTATCTTGAACCCCACCTTGTTGGGGACTCCGTAATAAGTTGGTGAGTGGGTAGACTGAGTTCAGCTTGTACCACAGACAtctcacttatttcttccaactGAATGAAAAAGCACTGATAACCTTTTTTACAAAAACCAATGCCATAATCCATCCTTTAGCCCTTTAAACCATTCTCtatataggaaaaaaaagaataaactatAAATACTGTGAAACTGACCACAATCACACACTGTATAGCACAGACTAATTTGGCTAAACACgtttaaaaatttcttttatgCATACAATggacttgtttccaaaattaCACATAAATATGCATGCAGACAtgcacactgtgtgtgtgtgtgtgtatatatatatatatatatatatatatatatatatatgacgtaTGTGTGAGCCAGCCCTGCAGTGAATTTTCGCAGGCCTTGAAGTAGAATAAAAACTAGCAGATAGGCCTATAAAGATTATTTTGTGAACTAAACAGACTCGGTTAATTAACCAGTTTATAATGAATCacaattttcattttacatattgtcctaaacaaaaaattcaaataaatcagtaaaatCGATTTATCACCCATCTTTAGGGTCAAGCAATTTTACATGAAATTAAATAGGACTATTTGTACCTTGTTCTGGCTATGAAGGGTGTCCTAGCTGCTCTGCCTTTTTCTTCAGAACTTTTTGTTAAACGCCCGATGTTGAGTCAGTCTGTTCAGTTTTGTCGAATTGTAACAGAAATCGCTAGTTATGGCCATCACTCTGTGGTACCTTATTTGAAAAATCCTACCGCATGTAGTTTCTGCAACTTCAACAGCTGAAAGAAATGAAGggtcatttttatattatagtaaaatggttttaaatacattttattttcattaatttgtcAAACAAACTTGAAAACTTTCAATTAGTACAAATTTACAGAATTATTTCCTTTATCAGTAAATAGTGTCAcctgatttttaaataaagaaaagtttaaaTAGAGTTGCCACCCTTTGTAAACAAAAATAAGGGACGACCTAAGGCAGCAATAGAGGTGGATGGATTTGTGGTGGGATTTGAGGGGGCATTGCCAGGTGCGCCCCTTTGGCGTTCCTTGGGAAAGAGTATTCCTTGGAGCTTTGGCATTGTATATAATATGGAACAAATAGTGTGAAATATATGATTATGTGAAATAAGGAACTCTACTCACAAGTGAACTAAAACATCAGCTGCTAGGTAGGATAGTTCAATAGTGCAAAATGCCTTATTAAATTAGGCAGCTATATATATGTTATGGCACCAAATGCTACTTCTGTTACACGTAGGATATAAATGAATACTGGGCAGTTGAAATCATGTCATGGCAACTAAAGCTAATATAGAAACACTGTAGAGCAGGGGTCACCACCCCTTTTGAAACTGAGAGTATTACGAAGGGCTGCTTGTTTGATACAAACTTCCTGAATAACAAAGTTGAAAGGTTCACCTttaacaatattattaatatattatatagcttttctgcttttatttatttttaggtggTAAAAACTGCATCTAGCTCCCCATAGTAACTGCCCATTTGCTTGTCTCAGTGAAGAGTGAGATGGAGGTTTGTCTTGTGCACGATATTGAACTTTGACTGCAGACTACCACCCAGTCTATATTAATGCAAGTGTTATTGATTcaaaaaaacagcaacacaattaaatacaatttttagaaAGAGCTCCATGATGTCTAGTGCTATTTTTAGAACATGCCCTGTGGACAACTGATTTGGTCCCTGCGGGTGACCAAGTGCCCGCAGGCACCATGTTGGCAACCTCTGCTGTAGAGTAACAAACAATAGGTAGTGTATCTCAAACACCGTATGTTAAACTAAAGCAGTACGATTTTGTGGACATGTTACTTAACTTCATAAAACTTTTTCAGCATGTGCAGTAATCCTAGGCAGCACTGCTCGACACATAGCTGGCACCGTTTTTAGTTCACCTTTCACCTGTTTTGCAGGCCTCCTCAACTAGCTGTCATCATTCTCCTAATTTCCCTTTTAAAGTGTTCAGTCCCATTACTCCTGCAGTGAGCATGTCTCATCTGAATGCTTGCGACAGTTTAATAGTAGCCCACTAAGGATCCTCACGCAGAAATGCCAGAAAAATGCAAACTCTCCTTAagtgtttcttttattaaaattcacTTCACACCATTTCCTGGTAAAGGAAATAATTCTGTGTAAAAAGGAGACTCATAACACGCATATACTATATTCATAATTTAACATTAATCCATGCATTTTGCAATCAAGCAAATTCTTGTTTAATACAAGAAAATTCACCCAGGAGGAAACAAAGGGCATTCTCTTGCTCTGTTATACATTTAGCAACTTGTTAAAGAGAAAGCTAGCGAGTTTGCAATGGCTTAAGAATTTTGTGTGCCTTGGTGTGACATTTTTGGAATTTGTGTAGCTGTGCAACACATTTCTTACTGTCtttgaaatattaataaagaTCCCAGAATAAATCTTTACATCTTCGAGGTAGCTGTTGACATGTTTCACATGCACATAAGTGCAAAGAATGGCAGAACTATCGCCGCAAAATTACACCTGGCAGGCCGTTACTTAGGCAACTGGAAACAGAAGTATTTTGTTTCAGCATTGTATTGCCTCCATCAGAAGCAAAGCCTACAGTGCTTTCCAGTGGCACTTTTGCCTCTGAGTGATTTTATCAGTTGGTTTTAAAGTCTGCCAGTGGATTCCCCCTAAGTTAAGATCCTCTGCTGATCTGAAAATATTTGAATCTATTTCCAAGACCACATTTGTGCATAGTTGTTAATTTGTTCACTGACCATTTTCAGTCTGTGCAGTGTCTTTGCGTTACCTTTGTTTGTCAATTTATCTACAAGCAtactttctttattcattttcctCTTGATCTTCAAAGTAGCAGTTGCCAATAACATGTTTGGCTATAGCAGTTCCCTTTGTGTAGCTAAgatataaaatttttttgtatttgagtcTTTAAAATTTCCAGAACTTCAGTCAAATGGTCTGTGGATCAGAAAGCAGTGATGTGCTCTGTTGAAAAGCCTGCTTAGCTATAGGCCCTCTACTTGAACAACATTTTCTGGTTTTTCCTTTTTGACAGTTATCTTTGTGCAGTCAAGTATGAATTTCTTTGCTGGGACCGGGCATTTCagcttttttgtgtgtttaatcCCTTTAGCATGGTTCTTCAGTACAGCCACTGCtgataacatttaaatatatcaaCAGCAGCATACTGGATTCTTATCGTACCCAGAAACAGGGCTCAACTATTGGAGATTGCAAGCTGCCTTTGTGTTCCCTGCCAgtctaaacatataaatgtcaaaAGTATTGTACATTGGGGTGTTCTTAAAATTACTGATCATACAATGTATATTAAGCAAAGTTATCGTACAAATATAATTATTGAATATGTGGCAACACTACCTTTCACTTGTCACTGCCATTGTTGAACCTTCCCGAAGCCCCctcccttttttttctctctcccggTCAAAGTACCAGCCTTTTTTTCCTCTAGGTTCCCGTCTTTCACATGTTGGTGCAGCCCTCCACACTGCTTTTCACCTCCATTGCCAGACGCAAAAGTCTCTCAGCTGCCACACTTGATTCCGATTGAGATGCCACAAAGTTTATTAGCTACATGTGAAGAAATTCAtctctttaaatgtgttttactgttttaatatATGTGCCTACtatttgtttgaaatatttcctctttttaattattgtttgtagTGTACTTTAGTAGCAGGTCAGAGATCTAATGAACATAGTAAATTGTTTTAAGCAGAAGACCATTGCACAAGGCAAATCAGAATGCTTACAACTTTTGTAATTGGATTTTTTAAGGTTCCTTGTATATGTTTGTCTAATGTAATGGAATCTTTATTTAAGAGAATcctgtcatttttcttttctttgcaaaaTTTTGTTTCTAAACATATCTaatgattattcatttttaaatatttcattcatgTTATGTAATTTGATCTTGCAGGTATTTTCACAATGACAGCCCCATCACATAAGCCCCACATCCGTACTGGAAAAGCTGAAGATGAAGATGACCCGGTAGAACTTATGATTTCAAAAACTGGTTGTGCTCATTTGCACTATGCTGTGCAAGAATGTATGGCAGAACACCAAGACTGGAGAAAATGTCAGCCACAAGTTCAGGGATTTAAGGAATGTATGTCATCATATCACAGGTCTAAAAGAGAAGAACAAATTAAGATTGGACAAAAAATACAACAAGAACAAAGCTGATAAGAGACTCATTTATCAAACTTTTATTCACTTTACAAATATTCATTCTTTGTACAATAAGGCAATCTTCCAATCATTGCTTTGT
Above is a window of Polypterus senegalus isolate Bchr_013 chromosome 2, ASM1683550v1, whole genome shotgun sequence DNA encoding:
- the LOC120524692 gene encoding cytochrome c oxidase assembly factor 4 homolog, mitochondrial, producing MTAPSHKPHIRTGKAEDEDDPVELMISKTGCAHLHYAVQECMAEHQDWRKCQPQVQGFKECMSSYHRSKREEQIKIGQKIQQEQS